In the genome of Dermatobacter hominis, the window TCCGGCGCCGGGCCCGGCGACCGTTGGGTGCTCGTGCTGGGGGTGGAGTCCGCCGTGCGGCCGGTCGACGACGCGATGGCGCTGCTCGTGGAGCTCGCCCGTGACCATGGCGGGACCGTGGCCGACGCGCCCGCGCCGGACCGTCGCGGCGACGGCGCGCCCGCCGAGGGGTGGGCCGGTGCCGGCCGCGACCGGGCGGCCGAGACGTGGCGCTCCGCGTTCCTGCGCATGCCGTACCAGCGCGACGCACTGGCCCGGATGGGTGCGGTGGTGGAGACGTTCGAGACCGCCACCACGTGGGACCGCCTGCCCGGGCTCTACGAGGCGGTGCGAGCCGAGGTCGGCGCCGCGATCGAGGAGGTGACCGGCGCCCCTGGCCTGCTCACGTGCCGGCTGACCCACGTGTACCCCGACGGCGCCGCGCCCTACTTCACCGTCGTCGCCGGCGGCCGCCCGGGGGCCGAGCTGTCGATGTGGGACCAGATCAAGGCCGCCTCGATGGAGGTGCTCACGCGACACCGCGCGACGGTCACCCACCACCACGCCGTCGGTCGCGACCACCGGCCCGGCTACGACCGCCAGCGCCCCGAGCCGTTCGCCCTCGCGCTGCGCGCCGCCAAGCGCGCCCTCGACCCGGCGGCGATCCTCAACCCGGGTGTGCTGATCGACCCCTGAACCGCGCTCCCGACCCGGTCGCGGTCGTCCGACGACCTGACGCGTGGTCGGGGACGGGTCGCGGGCGTGTCAGCCGGCGGGCTCCTCGACCCGGCCGTCGACGTGGCGGGCGAAGCGCCCGCGGTCGGGGCCGTGGTCCGGGTCGTCGGTCGGCCACGGCCATCCGCCGAAGCCGGTGCGGCGGTAGTCCGCGAACGCCTGCTCGACGCCGGCGTGGTCGTTCATCACGAACGGCCCGTACTGGGCGACGGGCTCGCCGATCGGCCGGCCCTGCAGCAGCAGCGCCTCGGTGGCCCCGCCGTCGGCGGCGAGGCGCACGTCGTGGTCGGCGCGGATCACCGCACCGGTCGACGGCCCGACCGCCTCGCCGTCGACGCGGAGCCCCGCGCCGTCGAACACGTAGAGGACCCGCACCGTGTCAGCGCCGGTGGCCGCGGGGAGGTCCCACTCGCCGCCGTCGTCCATCGACACGACCCAGATCGCGAGATCGGACTCGGGCCGGCTGGCCCACGAGTCGGGCGGCGGTGCCGGCGGGCGCCGTCCGTCGAGCTCCCCCGCCACGAGCGTCACGGCCGTGCCGGTGCCGACCTCGAGGCGCGGGATGTCCTCGTTCCAGAGCATCGTGAAGTAGGGGTCGGCCATCTTGTCGGCGGCGGGCAGGTTCAGCCAGATCTGGAAGAGCTCGAGCGGGTTGGGCCCCTCCCGGTCGAGCAGCGGGAACATCTCGGAGTGGACGACGCCGGCGCCGGCGGTCAGCCACTGGACGTCGCCGCCGCCGAAGCGCGCCGTGGCCCCGAGCGAGTCCGAGTGGTCGATCAGGCCGCGCCGCACGAGCGTGACGGTCTCGAACCCGCGGTGCGGGTGCTGGGGGAACCCGGGCACGACCGAGCCGTGGTACATGCTCCAGCCGTCCGCCCCGGAGAAGTCCATGCCGAGGTCCCGGGCGTGGAGGGGCGCGTCGGGACCGAGGAACTCGTTCGCGCTGGGGTAGGCGTCGAGGTGGTGGACGCAGAAGAGGAACGGGTCGATCGTCTGCCACTGCTGGCCCAGTGCGATGGTCTCGAGGACGGTGCCGTCGGTCATGGGACGAGGCTACGACGACGTGCCCGTCACCCGTCCGCGCACCGGCCGCCCCCGGCCGCCACCCGGCGCGCCACCCACCGTCGCCGTCGGCGGCGCCGCACCACCGGTCGCGCCACGCTCGGTGGCGGCGTCCGGGGCATGGGCCATTTGACCCATGCGGATGCTCACACCACCGGCGTTCCCGCCGATCGGAGGGCATGCGACTGAACCCCCGACACCTCCTGCCGGCCGTCATCGCCACCGGTTCCCTCCTCGTCCCCACCGTGCTCGCGGCACCGGCGGGCGCCCTGCCCGGCGCGGCCGGCTCCGGCGGCGGCACCTCGGCCGCCTCGTCCGGGACCACCTCGGCGTCGACCACGAAGGGCACGTCGTCCAAGGGCACCTCCTCGAAGGGCACGTCCTCCAAGGGGACGTCGTCGAAGGGCACGTCGTCGAAGGGCACGTCGTCCGGCGCCGCGGCCGGGAAGCAGACCCACATCGTCCGCAGCGGCGACACGGTCGTCGGCATCGCGAAGCGGTACGGCGTGTCGGCGGACTCGATCCGGGCCGCCAACGGCATCGTCGACGACGA includes:
- a CDS encoding pirin family protein; translation: MTDGTVLETIALGQQWQTIDPFLFCVHHLDAYPSANEFLGPDAPLHARDLGMDFSGADGWSMYHGSVVPGFPQHPHRGFETVTLVRRGLIDHSDSLGATARFGGGDVQWLTAGAGVVHSEMFPLLDREGPNPLELFQIWLNLPAADKMADPYFTMLWNEDIPRLEVGTGTAVTLVAGELDGRRPPAPPPDSWASRPESDLAIWVVSMDDGGEWDLPAATGADTVRVLYVFDGAGLRVDGEAVGPSTGAVIRADHDVRLAADGGATEALLLQGRPIGEPVAQYGPFVMNDHAGVEQAFADYRRTGFGGWPWPTDDPDHGPDRGRFARHVDGRVEEPAG